In one Nicotiana sylvestris chromosome 8, ASM39365v2, whole genome shotgun sequence genomic region, the following are encoded:
- the LOC104226375 gene encoding uncharacterized protein has translation MTPTPSCPCPESRIFVEHIKQQRLVQFLSGLNESFAQMKGQIMLMIPTPNINEAYAMAVQDESQRAKAASISNLEIGAQAMTYNTGHVANPMASNAGYGANVVGYNTGQTYTGGYKQKNQLYCDYCKYKGHTRDVCYKLVGYPVDFKPKRKNFRRNATAAHVQMDKCTAAPNEQIERSKAEPAGHFFTEEQYLQLLRMLNQVNTNTNTSTDTAAHAKVTVSKLTRDLNLFLAFFPACCIFQDICNGKVKGIGRMEHGLYVLDQNIKVNTHGGLLVDDFSRFTWVCLLNSKDESIVVLKFFIALIRTKFSSNVKVLRTANGGEFFNNQLKELLCAEGITHQSTCPYTPQQNGVVERRHRYILDTARSLRFQANLLLRFWGECIMTAVYLINRIPSRILGGKCPFELLFNKAPSLDHLIVFGCLCYAANLKKRDEFSARAIPAVFLGYSLTQKGYKLFDLTNRIVFISRDVVFQEDSFPFMQQPGECSSSSTIPSTDQDHNTPVTGPDALSPTTIFPIDEPSVDVMPTDPPPPDIQEDM, from the exons ATGACACCTACTCCTTCATGTCCATGTCCTGAGTCAAGGATATTTGTGGAACATATTAAGCAACAACGTCTAGTGCAGTTTCTAAGTGGTCTCAATGAATCATTTGCTCAGATGAAAGGTCAGATTATGTTGATGATTCCAACTCCAAACATCAATGAAGCCTATGCAATGGCTGTGCAGGATGAGAGTCAACGAGCTAAGGCAGCTAGCATCAGTAACTTGGAAATAGGAGCTCAAGCAATGACTTATAACACAGGTCATGTAGCTAACCCAATGGCTTCCAATGCAGGTTATGGAGCTAATGTTGTGGGCTATAACACAGGGCAAACATACACTGGAGGCTACAAGCAGAAGAATCAGCTGTATTGTGATTATTGCAAGTACAAGGGACACACTAGGGATGTCTGTTACAAATTGGTAGGATATCCTGTAGATTTCAAACCAAAGAGGAAGAACTTTAGAAGGAATGCAACTGCAGCACATGTGCAGATGGACAAATGTACAGCAGCCCCAAATGAACAGATAGAAAGGTCAAAAGCTGAACCTGCAGGACATTTCTTTACAGAGGAGCAATATCTTCAGTTGCTAAGAATGCTCAACCAGGTCAACACCAACACCAACACTTCAACTGATACAGCTGCCCATGCCAAGGTCACAG TATCTAAACTGACCAGGGATTTAAACTTATTTCTTGCCTTCTTTCCTGCCTGTTGTATATTCCAGGACATTTGCAATGGCAAGGTGAAGGGGATTGGTAGAATGGAGCATGGATTGTATGTGCTGGATCAGAATATCAAAGTTAACACACATGGAGGATTGCTTGTTG ATGATTTCAGTAGATTCACATGGGTGTGCCTCTTGAATTCTAAGGATGAATCGATTGTGGTGTTGAAGTTCTTCATTGCTTTAATTAGAACAAAATTTTCTTCCAATGTCAAAGTCCTCAGAACAGCTAATGGAGGAGAATTTTTCAACAACCAGCTCAAGGAGTTACTTTGTGCAGAGGGGATTACTCATCAAAGTACATGTCCATATACCCCTCAACAGAATGGGGTAGTGGAAAGAAGACATAGATACATATTAGACACTGCCAGATCCTTAAGGTTCCAAGCTAATTTACTCTTAAGGTTTTGGGGAGAGTGTATTATGACTGCAGTGTATCTGATAAATAGAATTCCCTCTAGAATATTAGGTGGAAAATGTCCATTTGAGTTGTTATTCAACAAAGCCCCATCATTGGATCATCTTATAGTATTTGGATGCCTTTGCTATGCTGCAAATTTGAAGAAAAGGGACGAGTTTTCTGCCAGGGCTATTCCTGCAGTATTCTTGGGTTATTCCTTAACTCAGAAAGGTTATAAACTATTTGATCTAACTAATCGAATAGTTTTTATCAGCAGGGATGTTGTTTTCCAGGAAGATAGTTTCCCATTTATGCAGCAGCCAGGTGAATGCAGTTCAAGTTCAACTATTCCATCCACAGATCAAGATCATAATACACCTGTTACTGGCCCTGATGCTCTATCTCCAACAACTATTTTTCCAATTGATGAACCTTCAGTTGATGTAATGCCCACAGATCCACCGCCTCCAGATATACAGGAGGACATGTAA
- the LOC138875421 gene encoding uncharacterized mitochondrial protein AtMg00810-like — MSQHKYALELISELGLAETKPSSTPLKVNQKLTSVDFDRITSSSDDSVQDPLLKDAGEYQRLVGRLLYLTMTKPDISFVVQTLSQYMHSPKQSHLDAARRDVKYVKNALGQGLLLPSSGDGTLKAYCDADWGACLQTRRSVTGYCVFFGNALISWKSKKQDTVARSSAEVEFRSMASTAAEIVWPIGLFGELDVKLQLLWLYSVIARQQSKSQQILSFMNVRSILTLIAILLERR; from the coding sequence ATGAGCCAACATAAATATGCATTAGAGCTAATTTCAGAACTTGGATTAGCCGAAACCAAACCCTCTAGCACACCATTAAAAGTAAATCAGAAGTTGACCTCTGTTGATTTTGACAGGATAACCTCTTCTTCTGATGACAGTGTTCAAGACCCTCTCTTGAAGGATGCTGGTGAATATCAAAGATTAGTAGGAAGATTATTGTATTTGACAATGACTAAGCCGGATATATCATTTGTTGTACAAACATTAAGTCAGTACATGCATTCTCCCAAACAGTCTCATTTAGATGCAGCAAGGAGAGATGTCAAATATGTTAAAAATGCACTAGGGCAGGGACTGTTATTACCATCATCAGGTGATGGGACACTGAAGGCATACTGTGATGCTGATTGGGGAGCATGCCTCCAAACGAGAAGATCAGTCACTGGTTACTGCGTATTCTTTGGCAATGCTTTGATTTCCTGGAAATCAAAGAAACAGGACACAGTGGCAAGAAGTTCAGCTGAAGTTGAGTTTAGGAGCATGGCTTCCACTGCAGCAGAGATTGTGTGGCCTATTGGTCTGTTTGGTGAGTTGGATGTAAAGTTACAACTGTTGTGGCTCTATTCTGTGATAGCAAGGCAGCAATCCAAATCGCAGCAAATCCTATCTTTCATGAACGTACGGAGCATATTGACATTGATTGCCATTTTATTAGAGAGAAGATAA
- the LOC138876557 gene encoding uncharacterized protein — translation MGSDFQGVELGRYFPGPSTTDESRPIRDFDSGHRLSYGSSSHAQASCDAATDDYIQDPDTIMPSTGPDSTTDTCHPVPHPAIRRRLDDDDPDSVPGRQGMRLRPTATLRHTGCGTH, via the exons atgggctcggattttcaaggagtggagttgggtagatatttccctggcccgtctaccactgatgagtctcgaccgatccgagattttgatagtgggcaccgactgagttatggcagctcatcacatgcgcag gcttcatgcgatgctgcgacagatgactacattcaggatccagacacgattatg ccttctactggacctgacagcaccaccgatacatgtcatcctgtgccgcatccggccataaggagacgacttgatgatgatgatcctgatagcgtacccgggcggcaggggatgcgcctcaggccaacggctactttgagacacaccggatgcgggacacattga